A section of the Anabaena cylindrica PCC 7122 genome encodes:
- the dndC gene encoding DNA phosphorothioation system sulfurtransferase DndC, protein MTTAQQPENKKQPNRTVAELVEYIQVLSIEIQELYCLDQIPWVVGYSGGKDSTATLQLIWNAIAELPPEKRTKPIHVITTDTGVENPYVSGWVRSSHKHIELAAQEQKIPMQPHVLEPEIADTYWVGLIGKGYPAPRRKFRWCTGRLKINPSNRFIRDVVRSNGEAIVILGIRKAESHSRATTMKKLEEKRVRERLSPNANLPNSLVYSPIEDWRTDEVWLYLMQWENPWGHSNKDLFTMYRESTADNECPLVVDTSTPSCGSSRFGCWVCTLVDRDKSLNAMIQNNDEKEWLQPIVDFRRELDIENDREKRDFRRLRGEVQLFERNLEGGTSIEPIPGPYTKYWREYWLRKLLIAQKEMRQNAPENMRDITLISQAELSEIRRIWLEEKHEFDDSLPRIYEEVTGEVFKDPRPGADHTTLGIDEWEILEEICDSDGMHLELMSKLLDTERQFKKKTRRVGIYESLEKCFNTSSRSPEAAIKNAHLKRDLRQAALDGDVATIREKVKQLTLGDAPEKEEAKPQTWASFKFAKKNVDDSSDE, encoded by the coding sequence ATGACTACAGCACAACAGCCAGAAAATAAAAAACAGCCAAATCGTACTGTAGCAGAGTTAGTGGAGTATATCCAAGTTCTCTCTATAGAAATTCAAGAATTGTATTGTTTAGACCAAATACCTTGGGTAGTAGGCTATTCGGGTGGAAAAGACAGCACTGCTACGTTACAACTTATTTGGAATGCGATCGCTGAACTCCCACCAGAAAAAAGAACTAAGCCAATTCATGTAATTACAACAGATACAGGAGTAGAAAATCCCTATGTTTCTGGTTGGGTGCGTAGTTCTCATAAACACATAGAATTAGCTGCTCAAGAGCAAAAAATACCAATGCAACCCCACGTATTAGAACCAGAGATTGCGGACACATACTGGGTAGGTTTAATTGGTAAAGGTTATCCTGCACCTCGTCGAAAATTTCGTTGGTGTACTGGACGTTTAAAAATCAATCCATCTAATCGTTTTATTCGTGATGTTGTTAGAAGTAACGGTGAAGCTATTGTCATTTTAGGTATTCGTAAAGCAGAAAGTCATAGTCGCGCTACCACAATGAAAAAACTTGAAGAAAAAAGGGTACGCGAACGTCTTAGTCCTAATGCAAACTTACCTAATTCACTCGTTTATAGTCCTATTGAAGATTGGCGTACTGATGAAGTTTGGCTATATTTAATGCAATGGGAAAATCCATGGGGACATAGCAATAAAGATTTATTTACTATGTATAGAGAATCAACAGCAGATAATGAATGTCCTTTAGTTGTTGATACTTCTACTCCTAGTTGTGGTAGCTCTCGTTTTGGTTGCTGGGTTTGCACGCTTGTTGACCGTGATAAATCTTTGAATGCGATGATTCAAAATAATGACGAAAAAGAATGGTTACAACCAATAGTTGATTTTCGTCGAGAATTAGATATTGAAAATGACAGAGAAAAAAGAGATTTTCGTCGGTTACGGGGAGAGGTACAATTATTTGAGCGTAATTTAGAGGGTGGAACATCTATTGAACCTATACCCGGTCCATATACAAAATATTGGCGGGAGTATTGGCTCAGAAAATTATTAATAGCGCAAAAAGAAATGCGTCAAAATGCGCCCGAAAATATGCGTGATATTACCCTTATTTCCCAAGCAGAATTGAGTGAAATTCGCCGGATATGGTTAGAGGAAAAACACGAATTTGATGATAGTTTACCCCGTATATATGAAGAAGTTACGGGAGAAGTATTTAAAGATCCCCGTCCTGGTGCTGATCATACTACACTTGGTATTGATGAATGGGAAATATTAGAAGAAATTTGTGATAGTGACGGAATGCATTTGGAATTGATGTCTAAATTATTAGATACAGAACGCCAATTTAAGAAAAAAACTCGTCGTGTTGGTATTTATGAAAGTCTAGAAAAATGTTTTAATACAAGTTCCCGTTCTCCAGAAGCAGCGATTAAAAATGCCCATTTAAAACGGGATTTACGACAAGCAGCTTTAGACGGTGATGTGGCAACAATTAGGGAAAAAGTGAAGCAATTAACATTAGGAGATGCACCTGAGAAGGAAGAGGCTAAACCACAAACTTGGGCTAGTTTTAAGTTTGCAAAAAAGAATGTAGATGATAGTTCAGATGAATAG
- the dndE gene encoding DNA sulfur modification protein DndE, giving the protein MESPIERIKLSQTAKEQLLKLKRSTKIDQWNILCRWAFCRSLAEITPPSPVPIPQDSNVEMTWRVFGGEISDILLLALKQRCYNDGLDTDKETLITQFRLHLHRGIGYLAGDQNIKKIEDLIQLATKKVRS; this is encoded by the coding sequence ATGGAATCACCCATAGAAAGAATCAAACTTTCCCAAACAGCCAAAGAACAACTTCTTAAACTTAAACGCAGCACAAAAATCGACCAATGGAACATATTATGTCGGTGGGCGTTTTGTCGTTCCCTTGCAGAAATAACTCCGCCCTCACCCGTACCCATTCCCCAAGATAGCAACGTCGAAATGACATGGCGCGTCTTTGGTGGAGAAATATCTGATATTCTACTGTTAGCCCTGAAACAACGCTGCTATAACGACGGATTAGATACAGATAAAGAAACCCTAATTACGCAATTTCGCCTACATTTACATCGGGGAATTGGTTATTTAGCAGGGGATCAGAATATCAAGAAAATTGAAGATTTAATTCAACTAGCTACAAAGAAAGTAAGATCCTGA
- a CDS encoding DGQHR domain-containing protein encodes MSDSTEALNNQLANEYLERENKDKQVLALLLERFLEKKDQILVQKTEMGGTEAYVGSVTLEWFAGRVHFASGLPLLQKKYNPETENIEIDADSIDEIQQRPIDWSRQAPLVQYLAARKNHKFPAVLVVINQPWVDNPKAAEWDSQGRAKKATTDFIPLDKDGKVGLLNISEENVTIYALDGQHRLMGVQGLMELIKSGKLQRYKKDKTADDSFITLSDLIDKYQVEPAYLQSLSKEKIGIEFICAVNTGETHTEAKRRVRSIFVHVNLMAAPLTKGQLAQLNEDDGFAIVARKIAVTHPLLEQKPNRNPRVNWNSATVAANSTVLTTLQALQDMSERYLGQKFPHWKPLEKGLIPMRPENEEIQEGIADFRQLFDNLANLPSYKILEHEETTVLRRFHFEKDGGEGNMLFRPVSQVALAQALGTLIFKKGFALTDVFKKLEKFDRQGGFSSMEYPQSLWYGVLYDPNKKRVQVAGKDLAVKLLIYMLGGMSEKMEVTALRKALANARTIEEQTIGFDGTFVKPQDVGLPSVL; translated from the coding sequence ATGAGCGATAGTACAGAAGCACTAAATAATCAACTCGCTAACGAGTATCTAGAACGAGAAAATAAGGATAAACAGGTATTAGCTTTACTGCTAGAGAGGTTTTTAGAGAAAAAAGACCAAATTCTTGTCCAAAAGACAGAAATGGGTGGTACTGAGGCTTATGTTGGTTCTGTGACATTGGAATGGTTCGCGGGACGGGTACATTTTGCGTCTGGTTTACCCCTGCTGCAAAAAAAGTACAACCCAGAGACAGAGAATATTGAAATTGATGCTGATAGTATCGATGAAATTCAACAACGTCCTATTGACTGGTCGCGTCAAGCACCGTTAGTACAGTATCTAGCAGCCAGAAAAAATCATAAATTTCCTGCTGTGTTGGTGGTAATTAATCAACCTTGGGTAGATAACCCCAAAGCAGCGGAGTGGGATAGTCAAGGAAGGGCTAAAAAAGCGACTACCGATTTTATACCTTTAGATAAAGATGGAAAAGTTGGTTTACTGAATATTTCTGAAGAAAATGTGACAATTTATGCTTTAGATGGTCAGCATAGATTAATGGGTGTACAAGGTTTAATGGAGTTAATTAAATCTGGTAAACTCCAACGTTATAAAAAAGATAAAACTGCTGATGATAGTTTTATTACTTTGTCTGATTTGATTGATAAATATCAAGTAGAACCTGCTTATTTACAAAGTTTATCTAAAGAAAAAATTGGTATTGAGTTTATTTGTGCAGTTAATACTGGGGAAACTCATACAGAAGCAAAACGACGGGTAAGATCAATTTTTGTTCATGTCAATTTAATGGCTGCACCTTTAACTAAAGGTCAGTTAGCACAATTAAATGAAGATGATGGCTTTGCTATTGTAGCGCGAAAAATTGCCGTTACACATCCACTCTTAGAACAAAAACCAAATCGAAATCCGCGTGTTAATTGGAATAGTGCCACAGTAGCCGCTAATTCTACGGTTTTGACGACGCTGCAAGCCTTACAAGATATGTCCGAAAGGTATTTGGGGCAAAAATTTCCCCACTGGAAACCTTTGGAAAAAGGGTTAATCCCCATGCGTCCAGAAAATGAAGAAATTCAGGAAGGAATTGCAGATTTTAGACAACTGTTTGATAATTTAGCTAATCTTCCCAGTTATAAAATTTTAGAACACGAGGAGACAACTGTCTTGCGTCGCTTCCATTTTGAGAAAGACGGAGGTGAGGGAAATATGTTATTCCGTCCAGTTTCTCAAGTTGCTTTAGCACAAGCTTTAGGAACTTTGATATTTAAAAAAGGCTTTGCTTTGACGGATGTTTTTAAGAAATTGGAGAAATTTGACCGTCAAGGTGGTTTTAGTAGTATGGAATATCCTCAATCTTTATGGTATGGGGTTTTGTATGACCCAAATAAGAAGCGGGTACAGGTAGCAGGAAAAGATTTAGCAGTAAAGTTATTAATTTATATGTTAGGAGGAATGAGTGAAAAAATGGAAGTTACTGCTTTACGTAAGGCTTTAGCTAATGCTAGGACTATTGAAGAACAAACCATAGGTTTTGATGGTACGTTTGTCAAACCGCAGGATGTAGGACTTCCATCTGTTTTATAA
- the dndD gene encoding DNA sulfur modification protein DndD, producing the protein MIFLELVLQNFGPYSGKQVINLNPKIDEDNVRPIILFGGMNGGGKTTLMDAIRLALYGQRAQCSTRGNLSYSDFLNQCVNSKADPIEKTRIELVFEHIEEDKPVRYRVVRTWEKNPKDGKDHLGILGDDETWPIDSLVNIWDEYIENILPLGISNLFLFDGEQVKELAEQEIPPPIVVDAINGLLGLELADKLAIDLEILVNRKKREFADNKDLAKLEEIETQLNEKQEEYEKNKKNLENLNIEVTELEKIHEEALDRFVNEGGKIAAERSQLEREKEDKVKAGNNIRESLCELAADVLPLALISPLLSQVQHQGEKELKTQQIQLAKDVLIARDERLLNWLQQLNLESNKVTNIQSFLAEDINNLYTNNVSSENTWLNGDEESLSLLDNIIYRLQVAESTAQKQLDELSNYEEEVLTLERQVQTAAAPEEYTKLQKAVKQAQTEFNKMQSQAELMSRELIELETEIKKLRQELNEYTVENLKYKDSEHIINSAAKVQATLKEFRERLTLRKLNKLEEEVKNCFLYLLHKSDLVHRIAIDSKTFGLSLYDLNGKPVPKHRLSAGEKQLLAIAFLWGLAKVSGRRLPVAIDTPLGRLDSSHRNNLVERYFPSASHQVILLSTDTEIGKKEYQNLKETEAIAREYLLQYNSGKRETTIKPGYFW; encoded by the coding sequence ATGATATTTCTTGAATTAGTCCTGCAAAATTTCGGTCCATACTCCGGTAAGCAAGTCATCAACCTCAACCCGAAAATTGATGAGGATAATGTACGTCCAATTATCCTTTTTGGAGGCATGAATGGTGGTGGAAAAACTACCCTCATGGATGCTATTCGTCTGGCTTTATATGGTCAACGCGCCCAATGTTCAACTCGCGGTAATCTTAGTTATAGTGATTTTTTAAATCAATGTGTAAATAGTAAGGCTGATCCTATAGAGAAAACTAGAATTGAATTAGTTTTTGAACATATTGAAGAAGATAAACCTGTTAGATATCGTGTTGTTCGGACTTGGGAAAAAAATCCTAAAGATGGTAAAGACCATTTAGGGATTTTAGGTGATGATGAAACTTGGCCGATTGATTCGTTGGTGAATATATGGGATGAATATATAGAAAATATTTTACCTTTAGGTATTTCTAATCTATTTCTCTTTGACGGTGAACAAGTTAAGGAACTTGCAGAACAGGAAATACCACCACCAATTGTGGTTGATGCTATTAACGGACTTTTGGGTTTAGAGTTAGCAGATAAGTTAGCAATTGATTTGGAGATTTTAGTAAATCGCAAAAAGCGAGAATTTGCAGATAATAAAGATTTGGCTAAATTAGAAGAAATTGAAACTCAACTAAATGAGAAACAGGAGGAATATGAGAAAAACAAGAAAAATCTAGAAAATCTGAATATTGAAGTTACAGAATTAGAAAAGATTCATGAAGAAGCTTTAGATAGATTTGTGAATGAAGGTGGTAAAATCGCTGCTGAACGTAGCCAATTAGAACGAGAAAAGGAAGATAAAGTCAAAGCTGGTAATAATATCCGTGAATCTTTATGTGAGTTAGCTGCTGATGTTTTACCTTTAGCGTTAATTAGTCCTTTATTATCTCAAGTCCAACACCAAGGAGAAAAAGAACTTAAAACTCAACAAATTCAATTAGCTAAGGATGTATTAATTGCTAGGGATGAACGATTACTTAATTGGCTACAACAATTAAATCTGGAATCTAATAAAGTTACTAATATTCAATCTTTTCTAGCTGAAGATATCAATAATTTATATACCAATAATGTATCATCTGAAAATACTTGGTTAAATGGAGATGAAGAAAGTTTAAGTTTACTGGACAATATAATTTATCGTTTGCAGGTTGCCGAAAGTACAGCCCAAAAGCAGTTAGACGAATTAAGTAATTATGAGGAAGAAGTACTAACTTTAGAAAGACAAGTACAAACTGCGGCTGCACCGGAAGAATATACAAAGTTGCAAAAAGCTGTAAAACAGGCACAAACTGAATTTAATAAGATGCAATCTCAGGCTGAATTAATGAGTCGGGAATTGATAGAATTAGAGACAGAAATCAAAAAATTAAGACAAGAACTAAATGAATATACCGTAGAAAATCTGAAATATAAAGATAGTGAACATATTATTAATTCGGCTGCGAAAGTGCAAGCGACATTAAAGGAGTTTCGAGAAAGATTAACTTTGAGAAAATTGAATAAATTAGAAGAGGAGGTAAAAAACTGTTTTCTATATTTATTACATAAATCTGATTTAGTACATCGTATTGCTATTGATAGTAAAACATTTGGATTGTCTTTATATGATTTAAACGGTAAACCAGTCCCCAAACATCGACTTTCTGCTGGGGAAAAACAACTATTAGCGATCGCATTTTTGTGGGGACTAGCCAAAGTATCAGGAAGACGCTTACCCGTAGCCATAGATACCCCGCTAGGAAGACTAGACTCCTCCCACCGCAACAACCTAGTAGAAAGATACTTTCCCTCAGCCAGCCATCAAGTCATCCTCCTTTCCACCGACACCGAAATCGGCAAAAAAGAATATCAAAACCTCAAAGAAACCGAAGCCATAGCCCGCGAATACTTACTTCAATATAACTCCGGTAAACGGGAAACTACAATTAAACCTGGTTATTTTTGGTAA
- a CDS encoding HNH endonuclease yields the protein MDGTNPGQQLRDLLKRIYPLDSENTNSSEDNSFVSRIDNALIAEGNFSNLVYESSINYLLRRLINTAEYLRRKYESDVFPPEKFLFELRRFITENTHIEVDKVEIILSLLKLCIDAKDKQLKPSRKKRIFKNAKEKDELCCYICGNALNVERVSITEDKELKNREEVEVEHIWPKTMGGATEDFNLKLSCSYCNKAKKKYIDATDFHYEQMCLVSDKNDQNFSSEFEKEYRIAISAKSNYSCSVCGKPALTVGPLNFARLNPDDSWHFLNIAVYCDEHTPD from the coding sequence ATGGACGGGACTAATCCAGGTCAACAATTACGTGATTTACTCAAGAGAATATATCCTTTAGACTCAGAGAATACAAACTCTTCTGAGGATAATTCTTTCGTCTCAAGAATTGACAATGCTTTGATAGCTGAAGGTAATTTTAGTAATCTAGTTTATGAAAGTAGTATAAATTATTTGCTCAGAAGATTAATCAATACGGCTGAATATCTCAGGAGAAAGTATGAATCAGATGTATTTCCACCTGAAAAATTCTTATTTGAATTGAGGCGTTTTATCACAGAAAATACTCATATTGAAGTTGATAAAGTTGAAATAATTTTGTCATTATTAAAACTATGTATAGACGCAAAAGACAAACAACTAAAACCTTCAAGAAAAAAACGGATTTTCAAAAATGCAAAAGAAAAAGATGAACTATGCTGTTATATATGTGGTAATGCCTTAAATGTTGAAAGAGTTTCAATAACTGAAGATAAAGAATTAAAAAACCGAGAAGAAGTTGAAGTTGAACATATCTGGCCAAAAACTATGGGTGGAGCTACTGAAGACTTTAATCTAAAATTATCTTGCTCATACTGTAATAAGGCTAAGAAAAAGTATATTGATGCGACAGATTTCCATTATGAACAAATGTGTCTAGTAAGTGACAAAAATGATCAAAATTTTTCAAGTGAGTTTGAAAAAGAGTATAGGATAGCTATATCAGCTAAAAGTAACTATAGTTGTAGTGTATGTGGTAAACCAGCATTAACTGTGGGTCCCTTAAATTTTGCTCGTCTCAACCCAGATGATAGTTGGCACTTTTTAAATATAGCAGTATATTGCGACGAACACACTCCAGATTAA
- a CDS encoding DUF3370 family protein gives MLFRNASLLVSLGLSFLPSRVLAFSDTQNYWGKDCIQQLGERKLLTGYPDGSFRPNSTVTRAEAAVLMLNAFPNAAIKRDSVIFKDVSSNYWGYKAINTAYQKGFFSGYPGNLFQPNQAIPRAQIIGVIAGGKNYSSVSNSVQILQRYFEDANLIPNYAQNSIAAGTINSIVVNYPDVKKLKPQDTATRGEVAALMCRALNIYAVPPQYIAGVEVQPQEVRALPGKLDSIPTFNSNSPELVDTDGILLSTFSPEGKKSQEAHLNYPFQGRFDVFSHHIIRAENTSQNRTVYQGIIVHNPGNEAVTLEVLQAASYLSREAPFINLPDMVDNAQSTVYAGPGSRTMNDVLRGVKQEMFPEKLVIKPGESQILANLPIGVQAPSSNGRTVMMRLSSNKPIFMANLAMKSQSPPTLAEWLQLLDSGSLAGKRDPIPTPLDPPREPTVFSRVAGVSQGTKWEANITDNPNVANLSLPQPGKAFSYPLGTVHLITLSTGQIQSAEMLKRYNDTAYFAHSNYGVEYNLTLPLYNSSSQTRTVSVLIQTPVKDEGGTDRLLFLKPPVEQIFFRGTVRVRYRDDNGGEKTRYVHLVQRRGQRGEALVRLNLAPGEKRQVQVDFLYPPDSTPPQVLTVKTEG, from the coding sequence ATGTTATTTAGAAATGCTTCGTTGTTGGTTAGTTTAGGTTTAAGTTTTTTACCTTCTCGCGTTTTGGCTTTTTCTGATACTCAAAACTATTGGGGTAAAGATTGTATTCAACAATTAGGAGAAAGGAAGTTACTAACGGGTTATCCTGATGGTAGTTTTCGTCCTAATTCAACTGTTACTCGCGCAGAAGCAGCGGTTTTAATGTTAAATGCTTTTCCAAATGCAGCAATAAAACGCGATTCTGTAATATTTAAAGATGTATCTAGCAATTATTGGGGATATAAAGCGATTAATACTGCTTATCAAAAAGGGTTTTTCTCTGGTTATCCCGGTAATCTTTTTCAGCCTAACCAAGCAATTCCAAGAGCGCAAATTATTGGTGTTATCGCTGGGGGAAAAAATTATAGTTCTGTATCTAATTCAGTGCAGATATTACAACGTTATTTTGAAGATGCTAATTTAATACCTAATTATGCTCAAAATTCTATAGCTGCGGGAACTATTAATAGTATTGTTGTTAATTATCCTGATGTCAAAAAGTTAAAACCTCAAGATACTGCTACTAGAGGTGAAGTTGCAGCGTTAATGTGTCGCGCTTTAAATATTTACGCTGTCCCTCCTCAATATATTGCTGGTGTGGAAGTTCAACCGCAAGAGGTACGCGCTTTACCAGGAAAATTAGATTCTATTCCTACTTTTAATAGTAATAGTCCTGAACTTGTTGATACTGATGGAATTTTACTTTCAACTTTTTCACCAGAAGGGAAAAAAAGCCAAGAAGCACATTTAAATTATCCTTTTCAAGGTAGATTTGATGTGTTCTCTCATCATATTATTAGAGCAGAAAATACATCTCAAAACCGTACTGTTTATCAGGGTATTATTGTTCATAATCCAGGTAATGAAGCAGTGACTCTGGAAGTTTTACAAGCTGCTAGTTACCTTTCACGGGAAGCACCTTTTATTAATCTACCGGATATGGTAGATAATGCCCAAAGTACGGTTTATGCTGGCCCCGGTAGTCGGACTATGAATGATGTGCTACGAGGGGTTAAGCAAGAGATGTTTCCTGAAAAATTGGTGATAAAACCAGGGGAAAGTCAAATTTTAGCTAATTTACCAATTGGGGTTCAAGCACCTTCTTCCAATGGTCGCACAGTGATGATGAGGTTGAGTAGCAATAAACCGATTTTTATGGCTAACTTAGCTATGAAAAGCCAAAGTCCTCCAACTCTAGCAGAATGGCTACAGCTATTAGATAGTGGCAGTTTAGCAGGAAAGCGTGATCCTATACCCACTCCTTTAGATCCCCCCAGAGAACCAACGGTATTTAGTCGCGTTGCTGGTGTTTCTCAAGGAACAAAATGGGAAGCAAATATTACAGATAATCCAAATGTTGCTAATTTAAGTTTACCCCAGCCAGGAAAGGCTTTTTCTTATCCTTTAGGAACGGTTCATTTAATCACTCTCAGCACAGGACAAATACAGAGTGCTGAAATGTTAAAACGCTATAATGATACGGCTTATTTTGCCCATAGCAACTACGGTGTAGAATATAATCTGACGTTACCTTTATATAATTCTAGCAGTCAAACTCGAACTGTATCTGTATTAATACAAACACCCGTTAAAGATGAGGGTGGAACAGATAGACTGTTGTTTTTGAAGCCACCAGTGGAACAAATATTTTTCCGGGGTACTGTGCGAGTGCGTTACAGGGATGATAATGGAGGGGAAAAGACGCGCTATGTGCATTTAGTACAGCGTCGGGGACAACGAGGGGAAGCTTTAGTAAGGTTGAATTTAGCACCGGGTGAAAAAAGACAAGTTCAAGTAGATTTTTTGTATCCTCCTGATTCTACTCCTCCACAAGTTTTGACTGTGAAAACTGAGGGGTAA
- a CDS encoding DGQHR domain-containing protein, with product MENKTYFGCLVRQRLEQETISFFVFYARVKDIIKWAGVRRAEDSKEGTQRVLTPTRKKAITRFVKSDLKNTIPNNILLAFEPGKAKFTSLEDKLSQSITEIEIHNDCKDIMQWGIIEFSLDKANEEYCAYVVDGQHRLYGLSDYDAEDLPILVVSLVNATIDEQAFQFIVINNKAVKVSTNNVKGIIANLNEEELEARLLKAGVKYGNTSPTLRDINDLDTSPFQNLLDWPYNKQGTKLVPVTAIEQSLKYLKTTFTFLEEDDDSLFEIFCAVWRAIKENYSQIWGEDNKFMKKVNINSLNEFIFDRLKFAWELSIVDIFDSEKLEKQVLSIVGLLPKEFWEAEWSIRQLQDSAAVRKQIKDDLLNLAENCKLRRTWYKDLKLPIIIEE from the coding sequence ATGGAAAATAAAACTTACTTTGGATGTCTTGTTAGACAAAGATTGGAACAAGAGACTATATCTTTTTTTGTATTTTATGCTCGCGTTAAAGATATTATAAAATGGGCTGGTGTTAGACGAGCAGAAGATTCAAAAGAAGGTACTCAGCGCGTTTTAACACCAACTAGAAAAAAAGCAATAACACGCTTTGTAAAATCAGATTTAAAAAATACAATCCCTAACAATATTTTGTTAGCATTTGAACCAGGTAAAGCAAAATTTACGTCTTTAGAAGATAAATTATCTCAATCTATTACTGAAATAGAAATACACAATGATTGTAAAGATATAATGCAATGGGGTATAATTGAATTCTCACTTGATAAAGCAAATGAAGAATATTGTGCTTATGTAGTTGATGGACAACATCGTCTTTATGGTTTATCAGATTATGATGCAGAAGATTTACCTATTCTTGTTGTTAGTTTGGTAAATGCTACCATTGATGAGCAAGCATTCCAATTTATAGTCATAAATAACAAAGCTGTTAAAGTTAGTACGAATAATGTTAAGGGAATAATTGCAAATTTAAATGAAGAAGAGTTAGAAGCTAGACTACTAAAGGCTGGTGTAAAATATGGAAATACATCCCCTACACTCCGAGACATTAATGATTTAGATACAAGTCCTTTTCAAAATTTATTAGATTGGCCGTATAATAAACAAGGTACTAAGTTAGTACCAGTTACTGCAATAGAGCAATCCTTAAAGTATCTAAAAACAACTTTCACATTTTTAGAAGAAGATGATGACTCTTTATTTGAAATATTTTGTGCTGTATGGAGAGCTATCAAAGAAAATTATTCTCAGATATGGGGAGAAGATAATAAATTCATGAAGAAAGTGAATATTAATTCCTTAAATGAGTTTATTTTTGATCGTTTAAAATTTGCGTGGGAATTGAGTATTGTAGATATTTTTGATTCTGAGAAATTAGAAAAACAAGTTTTAAGCATTGTTGGATTACTTCCTAAAGAATTTTGGGAAGCAGAATGGTCTATTAGACAACTTCAAGATAGTGCTGCTGTCAGAAAACAGATAAAGGATGATTTATTAAATTTAGCAGAAAATTGTAAGCTCAGAAGAACTTGGTACAAAGATTTGAAATTACCTATAATAATCGAGGAATAA
- a CDS encoding DNA phosphorothioation-associated protein 4: MAETGRIRVAKDKAELVKSLTSADGGTGPFQTFADVIVFAAALGAKYKKRVPLEEISKREPAPIRLEVFATMGYDNLIKLLGFTETQDIGILSPNEEQYQNQRHEIFEEYANGGLELLVSELRGSIDYTDRIAMYLKYEKTNNEKEDEEFDLTKFLS; this comes from the coding sequence ATGGCAGAAACTGGTAGAATCAGAGTTGCTAAAGATAAGGCTGAGTTGGTCAAAAGTTTAACTTCTGCTGATGGGGGAACTGGTCCTTTTCAGACATTTGCTGATGTGATTGTTTTTGCTGCTGCTTTGGGTGCTAAGTATAAAAAGCGCGTTCCTTTAGAGGAAATTTCTAAACGTGAACCAGCACCGATAAGGTTAGAAGTTTTTGCTACGATGGGATATGATAATTTAATTAAATTGTTGGGATTTACAGAAACTCAAGATATTGGAATTTTATCTCCTAATGAGGAACAATACCAAAATCAGCGTCATGAAATTTTTGAAGAATATGCTAATGGTGGTTTAGAACTTTTGGTATCGGAACTTAGAGGTTCAATTGACTATACGGATAGAATTGCTATGTATTTGAAGTATGAAAAAACAAATAATGAAAAAGAAGATGAGGAATTTGATTTAACTAAATTCCTGTCTTAA
- a CDS encoding Uma2 family endonuclease, producing the protein MVASSHRSYMSPLEYLEWEEQQDIKYEYINGEVFAMTGGTIPHTTIALNLASALKNHLRGGKCRPFMADAKVGISENGSFHYPDVMVSCDERDKQAIKFIQYPCLIIEVLSPSTEAYDRGGKFQLYRRIETLQEYVLISVDKIGLDCFRLNERGLWELHPFVEGDEINLVSVDFTFPLSLVYEDVF; encoded by the coding sequence ATGGTTGCTAGTTCACATAGAAGTTATATGAGTCCTTTGGAGTATTTGGAGTGGGAGGAACAGCAAGATATTAAATATGAATATATCAATGGTGAGGTTTTTGCTATGACTGGGGGAACTATTCCCCATACTACTATTGCTTTAAATTTGGCTTCTGCGTTAAAAAATCATTTGCGTGGGGGTAAATGTCGTCCTTTTATGGCAGATGCTAAAGTGGGTATATCAGAAAATGGTTCTTTTCATTATCCTGATGTGATGGTAAGTTGTGATGAACGGGATAAACAAGCTATTAAGTTTATTCAATATCCTTGTTTAATTATTGAGGTGCTTTCTCCGAGTACGGAAGCTTATGATAGGGGGGGTAAGTTTCAGCTATATAGACGAATTGAAACTTTACAAGAATATGTTTTAATTAGTGTGGATAAAATCGGTTTGGATTGTTTTCGGTTAAATGAGAGGGGTTTATGGGAGTTACATCCTTTTGTTGAGGGTGATGAAATAAATTTAGTTAGTGTTGATTTTACGTTTCCTCTTTCTCTGGTTTATGAGGATGTTTTTTGA